Proteins encoded within one genomic window of Enterococcus haemoperoxidus ATCC BAA-382:
- a CDS encoding tyrosine-type recombinase/integrase has translation MARRGENIYKRKDGRWEGRYIKGRQNNGRIHYGYIYGYKYSEVKHQLILKKYEKQTNDSKKLLPYEGKLLDWTNYWLETFVRPKVKSSTFASYKNKMDVHVLSRIGSIKLQKLKQSDLTSLLEKMDETLKASSIRSIFSVLKNCLGKAISLNLLTENPCMGVELPKTKKKTVQALSIKDQAKLVKEINTNQKFFSIMLALQTGLRIGEICGLKWEDIDFENNTLGVNRTVLRIQTEDTAGRKTEIVEVTPKSSNSQRKIPITKTLRKNLLELKKVSTSEYVISNKHKALEPRTIAYRFQIIRKKIGLEKFSFHSLRHTFATRCLEAGGNIATISSLLGHSSTKMTLDCYTNSFFTEERQLVEKLEFV, from the coding sequence ATGGCAAGAAGAGGAGAAAATATCTATAAAAGAAAAGACGGTCGTTGGGAAGGCCGATACATAAAAGGTAGACAAAATAATGGGAGAATTCATTATGGTTATATCTATGGATATAAATATTCAGAGGTAAAGCATCAACTTATTTTGAAAAAATACGAAAAACAGACAAACGATAGTAAAAAGCTACTACCTTATGAAGGAAAGTTATTGGATTGGACGAATTATTGGTTAGAGACATTTGTTCGTCCAAAAGTAAAAAGCAGCACATTTGCTAGCTATAAAAATAAAATGGATGTCCATGTATTATCAAGAATTGGTTCAATAAAATTACAGAAGCTGAAGCAATCAGATCTGACTTCTTTACTTGAAAAAATGGATGAAACACTAAAGGCAAGCTCCATTCGGTCAATATTTTCAGTGTTAAAAAATTGTCTAGGTAAGGCAATATCGTTGAATTTATTGACAGAAAATCCTTGTATGGGAGTAGAGCTTCCAAAAACAAAGAAAAAAACAGTACAAGCTTTATCAATTAAAGACCAAGCCAAACTAGTCAAAGAAATCAATACAAATCAGAAATTCTTTTCCATCATGCTTGCTTTGCAAACTGGACTTAGAATTGGAGAAATTTGTGGATTAAAATGGGAAGATATTGATTTTGAAAATAATACGTTAGGTGTTAACAGAACGGTGCTTAGAATTCAAACGGAAGATACTGCTGGAAGAAAGACTGAGATCGTTGAGGTTACACCGAAGAGTAGTAATTCACAACGTAAAATTCCAATCACGAAGACTTTAAGGAAAAATTTATTAGAACTTAAAAAAGTATCAACTAGTGAGTATGTTATTTCAAACAAGCATAAAGCTTTAGAACCACGTACAATTGCGTATCGTTTTCAAATAATACGCAAAAAAATTGGATTAGAAAAATTTTCCTTCCATTCTTTAAGGCATACTTTTGCAACCCGTTGTTTAGAAGCTGGGGGAAACATCGCCACAATAAGTTCGCTATTAGGACATTCATCAACAAAGATGACACTTGATTGTTATACGAATTCATTCTTTACAGAAGAACGTCAACTTGTAGAAAAACTTGAATTTGTTTGA